Genomic DNA from Pleurodeles waltl isolate 20211129_DDA chromosome 1_2, aPleWal1.hap1.20221129, whole genome shotgun sequence:
AAGTTATctgacattttttttgtttgttttatctaCTATGTCTTGTGAGTACCTTTTGACCTTTTTGCAGTTGCTGGATCAGCCCTCTTTGTTTGAGTCTTCAGTTgttctgtgatttttttaaaggtttgcaacgtTTGTTTCTTCCCTCTTACTTTGTCATGCTGCAGTGGGACTTTAACTTCATCGTCACATTCCTAATGTGCACTGTATTTGAGCTCATATCAACAAGGCATGTGAGTGAGGTTCACGCTCTGTGTCCATCCATGGCACACCGCCTTCTTCACAGACATACTAGTGGCCCCGTGCATCCTTCTTGCCTAAAGTTGTGACACTATTCCACATTGGTCAGATCATCACCCTGCTGCATTCTGTGCTTCGCATCACCCTTCGAAGGAGAGACGAGGCTCCATTGCTTGGAACCAAAAGCAAACGCTAAGTTTTCTCATAGATTTGTACCAAGGAACACCAAGAAAATGGTCAGTTCTTTGTGGAGTGCTCTGGAGCAAAGAAAGGCACggctgtgcagaagagaaccatctcccacCGGATCATACTTTATGTCCTGCTAGCaattggctaaaaagcagcctccaggAGGGTTGTGTTTCATTTTACCAGGCCCAAAGCTTCTGCCACTGTGTTAGCACATGAAGTCACTATCCTGGACGATTTCCAGTCGGCTATGTGGGCCTCCCTCCACACGTCCACAAAGCACTATAGTCTGGAGAGTCAGCTTTGCTTAGAGGGGcattttgccgttttggtcttgcaAGACATTCTGGTTTGAGTCCATACACATCTTCAAATAGGCATTGCTTTGATATCTATTAAAAAACTGAGGCATATGCTGCTAGAAGTCTGTAGCAGAGGAATACGTTATTTACCTTAAGTAGCACTTTTTCCGGTAGCTACTCTTATCTAGTTACAGAGTCCTCACTGTTCCTCCCTCCCTACCCATTCTGTGTTGAGTTTCTGTCCATTAgtaagatcccaagtctaggactctgcacactggtCACACCAATTTGTTTTGGTGGTCTTTGCTTGGGGGCATGGACAGTGTTGAAAGCAACGGACAGCTCTACCTCAGGGAAGATGGACTGTAATGTGGCAGATCTTTTGAAGGAGGTGAAATCCATGCAGATGGAGCTAGTGTTCCTCTACTCCTCCCTTGATACCACAGAGAAATGGATCTGTGAAGTAAAATCAAGAGTTGGCCTCCTAGAAGACTGGTCCCTAACAATGGACAATGAGGTGCACAATTACAGTCTTGGAGAATTGTTCTGTAGGGGATAATGCCGGATTCAGAGGTATGTCTAAAAAATGTAAAGTATCATACCTTTTTGTATTTCTGAAGACCATCATTCCCAGAATATTGAATACCATCTTCATTGAGCCTCTAGAATTCCAGGGAACACAAAGCATTCAACCATGTTGCTCTTCCAGTGCCCTTGCCAGGCATCGTATAATCCCTGCACCCAATGCATTGATAAAGATAAGGATAGATCCAGGTCACCATTAACGTAGGCCCAGACCACCAATGTTTCTTCCCCGGGACCTCCTTCCTGATTCACTGAGTAATCATTGACACTAATACACCAGGGGCTGACTTTAGATCGGACCTTTTAAAATGTCCAACAACATGTACTGACAGCATCTCACACAATCACTCCTAGTTGAACTAGATGGTAGATCTCCAGGAAATGCTGCACTTCAGTACATCTGATGGACCCCTGAGACTCTTATGGACCCAAACATATATGTCTTGTGATACTCTTGCCTCCTTTGGGTTAACTCACAGTGGACCATGTCTGCTCTGTCCCCTCCCTCTCTCTGCTCTTATTGAAAGTGTAAATCCTACACCAGGCACTTTGAAACTCCCTCCTCCCCAAGGCACTCCCATTCTGAGGCACCCCCCAGAATGTCTCCTTACCCTATAGTTCTTACCTGTCCGACCTGGGGTATCTCTTTTAACAAGCTTCTAACACTAGTCTCTGCACAGTATAACATCCATCTGTCCTGGATATTATGCCTTAGTCATTTCCTCATACATCTCTTTAGAACTAGCCCAGTTCAGGCTACCTCGTCAAACTGTAGGGTTTTAGCCTGCTAATAAAAGTTAAGAtattctcttcctgatgtcaaataAGGTCTGTTCAGTTTTCCCGACTGTAACAAGACATATGTCAATCCACTCAAAGGAACTTCCCCCTTGCTACCATCCCGCACCCCTGCCCCACAGTTACCTTTACCAACTCATATGTACCTCCTGCAGCACACATGCTAAACAAATGGTTTACCCCTTCTCTCTTTCTCCACTGCCTTCGAGCTGCTATACTCCCTCCCTCCTAATATCCCATTTTCTGCAAATTAACTGTAGTGCCCGTCTACTTTGCTCTACCCCTATGACTGCCACAATGCGACCCAATCTATGGGGAGTTGCAGTGTCCATATTGAAATCTCTTCCTCGTAGGGTATTCCTTCAGTGGACATACGAGAAAGCAGGTTTGCATTTATCATACTGAATACACAACGGATCTCCTCTCCCAAGTGTCAGGACATTGGCACCACATTTGTCATAATAGGTCAGAACTGGAATATGGTTCTTCACCCACTCTTGACAAGACAAGACCTGTGGATGAGTGCAGTGACAATGATAGAGCTACAATGCCATATTGCTGTTCCATTATACTTATTGTGAATATATCTTAATTTTAGGGAACACATGACATCTCATCCTACTTGGACTATTTCTTGATGAATGCCCTACTTCTTTCAGATTTATCCTTATATGACATCTTTGAGGGAGGGATATCTGATCACTCTTCAATAGACCTTGAACTTGAGAGAGGCAATGTTTTGCCACCCACCATGCTATGCCATATGTCGACTAAGAGGTACAAGTATTCTAAAGACAAGAAACCTCTAAAATGACCCATTGTTATGTACAAATTGGACACTGAGAACTCAGTTTCCTCTGTTCAGTTGCTATGGGCAGCCAACAAGTCGAACTGGTGGGTCCTATTAGTAAGAAACACAGCCATAGCCAAAAAAACATACAAGACTTGCCCAAGCTCTCCTGGAATTGTCCACCAAGAGGTGTACCACACAATATCACATGCTCGTCCATCCCTATAGAAAGGTAAACTCTCTTTGAAACTTTTATTCTCCACTGGCAGAATAATCCCCTGTGAAACTTAAGTGGCGTCATCACGAAAGAGGGAGAAAACGGTTAGGTTGCTAGCTACGCCAATAAGAATTGCACGTGATGGTAGCCATTGTTAGGGATCACAGGTCTCCTTACTTACGCACCCGAAGGAAATCTTAGACGCCTTTGCTTCAAACTACAGATTACTCTACCACTGGGATCACAAATGCCACATTAGCTGGCGAAGATTTCCTGAAAAActtaaattccccacactccagcCGGAACGAAGGAACCTGCTCAAGGACGAATTCACCAAAGAGAAATCTCCCAGGCTATTACACATCTGCCGACTTGCAAATCCCCTAGAGAGGACGGCTTCCCTAGTGAGTTCCAGAAGCTACCCAGGATTTATAAGGTGTTCACAGAGGCCAAAACATCTGGCGAACTAGATCACATGTCCAGTAAGATGGTCATAACTCTGATACCAAAAGGGCAAAGGTGCTCTAGACTGTCACCCCATCTCTTTGATCAATGCCAGTGTTAAAATCTTGGCCAGAATCCTGGCCTTGGAACTGCGACTGCGGCATTAAGCTGTCCTTTATGTGGTGATGCACACCCAAACCGTGCTATCTCTATACACATACCACTACCTCTTGGCTGGTTATACCTCATGCATATACTTGCtacttgtttcattttcttttgcagCTGGTGTACGGTTTAGTTTGTGCAGATCCTCCGCTTCTTTTAGTATCAGTGGAACGTACTTCCTTCAGCAGACTTAAACTCCATGTTTACGTAAATCACTTTCTTCTGCACTGTCCAGCGTTAATATAGATGCCACCCTCTGACATAGAAACCTACTGGTAGGAGGTGGGGATAGATCCTTTGGCACACTCCACAGTACCCTTCTGGTGCAATATTGGCATAATGTGTTGGAGGCTCCTGGGTACGTTGGCTTTGCTGGGAGCACCGAGACCATCTTATCACAACCGATGCACTTAAATCCTTTGCCTTACACGCGGATTTCTCCCCACCAGAGATATTTCCAAATAGCAGGTTTGGAGGCCACACGTGAGATTGACTGTAACTCCTATCTTGCACTACATTAAGACCTTGGATTCATACCGAAGCATAGTATCAGACATTTTTGTAAACCTATATCTATTAAAGTTGAACACAAAGTGAAAAGCTTGGGTTGTATCGCGCCATCATTTTCATTTTTGGTATTTGTTTAAACCAAAAAGGATGTATCACTTTTCAAACAGCGGGTCTAGTAACTCCCTCATATACAGGTGTTTTTTCTATATTTGGCATTATTACATAGTACAGAGATCAAAATATGTCAATCAATGTGGCATTTTGTTTAAAACCATTTTGTGACATTTTATTTTCTGGCTCTGTCTTATGGTGCtcactaatttttttttaaacatttctcacGGATACTTCTTCGGCCACGGCCCATTCTGTCATATTTCTCCAACTGTGATATAACATATCGAAGAGGGAATTTCGAGGTCACACAATATCGTGGTCTGAATATCAAACACCAAAAGACATCGATAGGTTTAATATATATAGGGAGGTATGAATTTACTTTTTCTAGAGCCAAATATACGTACCTTAATGAGCTAacgatatatatgtgtgtgtgtgtgtgtgtgtgtgtgtgtatatatatatatatatatatatatatatatagacacacatcaAGGAATGTATATGCGGagttaaatataaaaaattatgtaCTTGCCTGTCAATATTTTGATCCTTAGTATTCTGTCTAAGATATTGtttcgcaacacaaaaggatgatggacggagtgctgaacaatgcaagcacccaccccatttacagatctgggtttaatccatcattcttttgctcaccatgccattccaggtttgacccagccatatgcaaattggaTATTGTTTCAACTCGATGTTCTCTCCTCGATATTCGAAACCACAACTTTTCTCACATTTTTTCTCTTTTGGACCACTGGGTTGTAGCCAGTGTAGTATGGCTGTCCATCTTTTTACAACCACTAATCCTGGTTCTAAAAacctgtgttttatagtgtgttttttcGGCTTGGGGGCTATGTTTAATACGCATTGTTTTGACGAGCTCTCTGGTTACAGGGCTGTTTTAGAGCATAACATTGTCAAAATCTTTCCCCAGTATTTAGTTAATTCTCTGCACGGCCACGTAATTTCTCAGAAGTGGTGAAATAGAAGACAAGTCTTCTGTTTCGCCACATCTGGGACATCATGATGACCCTTTTGGGTAGATGTGGATCCTTATAAATGTGTTAATGGAGCCAtataaatgtgttgtagaatgtgaAAGTCCACTAATGTAAGTctggcattgcttatgacctctttcaactatgaaaatgttttttcccctttctaaGTTGGTGAGGAACTCATTCAAAGCCTTCTGCCAGTGTTATTTGTGTCTGCTTTTTGGTGGTCTTTGAATAAACTAAGCCAGTCTACATTCTTATCCCGGATTTAATGGAGCCTCTTGTGTCTGGGTCACTTCAGGAGCACTTGGGAAAACTGTCCCAATTTTTCTGGCATTCCCTGCCATTGTGGCATATTGGATGAATTGGGTAGATCTTACCCCGGAGGTCTCCAGTCCCTCATTGAAACTGATAAGTGCATTGCttgggattaagggcctgattctgaccctggcggccggtgaccgccagggtcaccggccacggtagcaccgccgacagaccggcggtgctccgaagggcattctgaccgcggcggttcagccgcggtcagaaagggtaaaccggcggtcacccgccggtttaccgctgcccttctgaatcctccatggcggcggagcgtgctccgccgccatggggattcagacaccccctaccgccatcctgttcatggcgggaaacccgccatgaacaggatggcggtagggggtgccgcagggcccctgggggcccctgcagtgcccatgccaatggcatgtgcactgcaggggcccccgtaagagggccccgcaaagtatttcagtgtctgctatgcagacactgaaatacgcgacgggtgccactgcacccgtcgcaccttcccactacgccggctcaattctgagccggcgtcctcgtgggaaggttgatttgccctgggctggcgggcggccttttggcggccgcccgccagcccagggcaaatctcagaatcaccgcagcggtctttccaccgcggtacggtgttctgacggggttactttggcgggcggcctccgccgcccgccaaagtaagaatgaccccctaagtttcctaGGGCGTTACAGACAACTTGTCATCGTTTCAGCATCTGGAGTATCCGTGGTACTGCTGCTTCCCAGGCGATCCCAAATTGTGCTGAGGTGGTGTACTCCTTCCTTTTATAAGGAGTAATATGAGGGGTTCATGCTCATAGGATCCCtgcaaaaagcttttttttccaACTGGCTACTCGTACACCATTTAGTTGCTTTATTAAGTTGGCTCCTAATATAGTAGAGTTCCAGATCTAGGATTGCAAGGACCCCTTCTTCCTAATCCAGTTTCATTGTGTCTATTTTTACTCTAGTCCTTTTTAGTTTCAGGCAAATACAGTGTCTTGATTCATCACCTCTTCTCCAGACATTTTCAAGTAAAATATGGTGTCCTTAAATAGAGATTACTTGGATGCGGACGGGATAACTTTATTGAAAACCAACAATAGATAGATGACCGAAGCaaagtttacttttttatactaGAAGGTGCTCCAAAATTGCTGTTGCCCCTACCCTGTAAGTTACATTGCCCCAGTAGGTGTTGCTGTAACATTCCAGAATGCAACCTGCACAAGACTGACTTGGTATGGAACTTGGATAAGAGAATTGGGCAGTTTGCATTTCCATAAGTTGGTGACCAGGTTCTCACATGTTGATTATGGGGAAAAGTCTTCGAATAAAAAATAACAGAGTTACCATAAATACAACTTTATCCTTTTTGTTGCAGGTACGTTCCAGCTTTGGGGCCACACTATTCAAGTTGATTGGGCTGACCCCGAAAAAGAGGTTGATGAAGAAACAATGCAACGAGTTAAAGTATTGTATGTGAGAAATTTAATGATTTCCACTACAGAAGAAACAATAAAAGCTGAATTTAATAAATTTAAAGCTGGAGCAGTTGAACGTGTCAAAAAGCTTAGAGATTATGCATTTGTGCACTTTTTCAACAGAGAAGATGCCGTTTCTGCAATGTCAGTAATGAATGGAAAATGCATTGATGGAGCAAGCATAGAAGTGACCTTGGCAAAACCAGTCACAAAAGAAGGTAGCTGGAGACAACACCTGAATGGCCAATTCAGCCCCAATTCGGAAAATATTTTAGCTTTTGCAAATAAAGAAGATTTAAATCAAAAATCACTTGGTAGATCACCAAGTCTTCCAGCTCGTCTTAATGGTCAGCATAGCCCAGCCTCATGTGAATTGGAAAGGTGCACGTATCCTTTTTTTCcaggcacaaaactaactccaattAATATGTATTCCTTGAAATCCAATCATTTTCATTCTGCAGTAATGCATTTAGACTATTATTGTAATAAGAACAGCTGGACACCACCCGAATATTATTTGTATTCAACTACGAGTCAAGATGGAAAGATACTACTAGTCTTTAAAGTGGTTGTTCCAGCCATAGCAAACAGCACACACAGTTATTTCATGCCAGACAAATTGTGCACGACTCTGGAAGATGCAAAGGAGTTGGCTGCACAATTTACACTGCTGCATTTAGGTAGGTGCTCTTTCTTGACCTTTTTTGATCGAGGCTTTTTTTCTTAAAGAATAAATGTCTAGCCTAACCTACATCCCTCTGTATGTTAGTAAATGtaaatccctgtttcacaaattgttTTTGTGTTGCTGTCTCGAGAAAGTCATATTTCATAGCCATACTATTTTGTAAGTGAAATAACGAACACGATTCAGCATGTGCAGCTGAATCTTTATTCCTCATCGACAAAGCCATGTGCAGTGTAGGGtttggtggttaggggggttggctgcagggtctgggtgCAGGCCAGACCTTGCAGGCAACCCCTGTGGCACACAGGCAAAGGCCAAGTATGATAcaaagttgggtgcttataggggattggcctAAGGCCGGGTGTGACgttggttgaattaacgtatagtaatgaaaattactatatgtttaaaaaaacatagacattcactgaaaaaaacaaatgttatagggacgttatacttaggaaatagaatttgaaaaaatatagaaattcattgaaaaaaacaaaggctattgggatgttatagttagtcttacattttaaacatacaaaaccacagaaattcacctgctatagttctagttatttcaagtaaatataacttgtgctctaagttaGCTATAACTAATGCCCTCACCtttcactgcttattaccccacaaattacagcactcatgacatctttgataacatcactgataatatcaatgtaaaactTGCActtacatttttgatgaaaaaactgtgcatggcgggggtgagatttatagttaccttagggcacaagttatagttacttgagataactctaaatagaacaggtgaatttctatggatttgtatgtttaaaatgtgagcctattggccttttcagtgaatatgtgtgtgtatgtgtgtatatatatatatataatctccccTGTGTGTGTGCGGATGTATGTATTTCATGATTTGTTATTATTACAAGGTCCTGGCAGACAACTAAGGACATTCAAGCAAGAGAACAGTGCAGACTTTTCCACATGTAGAGTTTTTCAGAGGCTGTAACCAATATCAAAATATTTACCTACATCatataacaaaatacctatctgtagacTTTAATACAGAGGAATAACCCATCTGTAAGTGCATCATGACTTTAACATATTCTTTTCACAATCCGTATGTCAGGCCTACTGCGTTTATCAtcacttttcataataaataaatcagACCTTTGGCATCGAAAATACTTTTGCCTAGTGAACCAACAAGGCATCTAGCTGTTATTGTTGGATTTTCACCATATCCTATTGAGGCCTTGTGTACTGAGCTTAAGCTTTCCAGTAAGCCAACTGTCTGGCATACCATCATAAAATTAAAtattatacaaaattacagttggcaaatcaAAATACTATCTCCCCTGCGCTGGCCAGACAAGAAAGCTCAAAGTGCAAATCTTTTATACTGCTGGTTTGTCACAGTGGGTAAccagcaccaaaacccttgccttttACAGTAACCTGtgagattctgtgtaacaaaatacctatctgtaggcttcAAACCATCAGGCCTACACCCTTTTACATTGACATGTCATCATAACCAACTGAGATGTACTGGGTTGGTCATAGATTGTTCCACAAGGCAACCATAAAGTATACTGTAATAAAGTTACAAATATGTCCAAcatacatgaaaaaataaaaacaatccttctaatatagccttataagGATCACTATAGTGCAAACCGTCTAGTCTCAAGGTTTGTTTTGGTGGGTCACCAATACCAATACCCTTGCCTACTACAATAATCTGCAAGATTCCATGGAATAAAATACCTTCCTACATGCTTTAGCAAAGTGTAATAACAATACAGCTTAAACACCTGTTGGCCGTTAAACATGCTTTTCATAATATGTAAGACCTATGTATTTTATTATAACTTTTCATCAACAGATAACACCTAAGGgatcagatatagggggtcattccgaccccggcgggcggcgggcaccgcccgccgggcggaaaccgcccaaagaccgcaccgcggtcaaatgaccgcgggggtcatttcaactttcccgctgggccggccggcgatctccaaaagatcgcccgccggcccagcgggaaagcccctgcaaagaggaagccggctccgaatggagccggcggatttgcaggggtgcgacgggtgcagtggcacccgtcgcgattttcactgtctgctaagcagacagtgaaaatctgtgtggggccctgttagggggcccctgcactgcccatgccagtggcatgggcagtgcaggggcccccaggggccccacgacacccgttcctgccagcctcttcctggcggtgtaaaccgccagggacaggctggcgggaagggggtcggaatccccatggcggcgctgcaagcatcgccgccatggaggattccctgggccaggggaaaaccggcaggaaaccactggttccccttttctgaccgcggctttaccgctgcggtcagaatggcccgggaagcaccgccagcctgttggcggtgctttctctgccctccaccctggcggtttgaaaccgccagggtcggaatgagggccataatgtttcccTGTGAGCTGATAAGGGCTATAGCCTTTACCACTGTCTTGACACTATATACACCACAGGCCTACTGATTTGTGCATAAACTGACAACCATCATACATTTATAAAATAACAaacatatacaaaattacagttggcaaagccaTATAAAACCTTTCGCAACAGGTCCTAACGAGCATCTTCGCACTGAAAATTAACTCCGAGGGTTTACCAGAGAGAGTGACCAacaacaaaacccttgcctactatggtaatgtgGCAGATTAAATgtaaatatctgatagagacttctagttgcagattccttaccttttgaattccccAGGTATCAGTttagatctggagattttttcttcgagcagtacctctgcgcgccgtcaggtggtgttggtcgactccacgggcgtcTTGGTCGCCGTGATGTCATCGTGGTCATATCTAGGCACCACCCCAGTGCTCTGACGTCAGTTCGTTTCTTTTCACACCAGCCTTCGCGCAGATTCGGagaaagagctacctcagtcattttttgactcccAACGACTTTTTGTTCTACTTTTTGTGACTAGATTGTGGATGCGTCGCAGGATGTCACGTaagaccggcttcaagccctgcgactcctgtcaccgaactatgtcggtgacggatccacacctcgtgtgtcTCTATCGCTTGGAGCACGTCCAtgacctgaagtcatgctccgaATGTCgggccatgaatccaaaagctttgagggagcggtccctaaagctgctggcGGCCCGACACTCAACTCCGCGTCGCTCCCTGTCTCACTCAAAAAGAAGGTCTCGAGACCGTctgtggagtcaccaccactcttaaTCCTCGAAGTCTTCCAGGCATTCCggtcacaagaaaaagaagttgaagaaggataaatgttcttcgacttcaccccatcgatCGGATGATGCAACGCGGGAAGAGCGTCAAAGATCTAGGCCTCCGTCATCGGAGCCTGCATCTGGATCTGCTCCGCTTTTCCTCGACTTCCCGGGGGCCGGTGCCACCCCTCCCCAActgaaagaattctatgaggccatgcgcctcatttttgggcagactgacccgcCCTCGGTTCCATGTTGTCGGCTTTGGCCCTGACTCTGGAGCGTCCCTCCGGATCTGCTTCTGGATCCGTCCCAACACCAGTTGTACCAGTGCGACCTTCCCCAGCGTCGGGTAAGACGTCAACGCTCCCGACGCCGATTGTGCCCAGAATCGACGTCGGCCCTATAATTATTCCTGATGACCCGGAGCCGGAATGGCTTCAATCGATACCGATTGAGTTctccatgggctctcctgggcccaaggTTGAGCCAGACCCTGATACATTTGGGTATGGATAGGGGGAGAGTGTAGAGGGGCCGCTGGACTCTTTGGAATACCTGCTtgaccctaacatggactgggaAGAGGTATTGGGTGActccagtggtctggacacctcccctgacgctGACATGCTCTCTCTTCCTTCCATGGCtagggaggagggagcttcttactctatggtggtaagaagggcggctgaggtcttggacctcgagcttccttctgtggaggttaggactAATCTCCTAaccgaggtgcttcaaccaggtTTTTCCTCTCCTGAACCTCTTCTCCCGTTTAATGAAGCACTGAGGGACGTCCTCTTGGGTACCtcgtccagacccagcacaggggctcctgtttaTAGGACGATTGCAAGCCACCATAGACCTGCACCATCAGACCCCAAATTCCTCACTCAAcatcccacgcctgagagccttgtcatccaggcttcatcttcatctggcgcGTTCCCtaccgcacccccagatagggaatcaaaacgtCTGGACAGCTTGAGGAAGaagttttcttccaccagtctagcgctgtggtccgtgaacaccacatgccttttggccgCTATTCTCATATATTCTGGGATGCGGTCGCACAACTGCTGCCTAGAGTTCTGAAGGATGCCCAGATTGTCCTTTCCCAAGCCGTGACAGATGGGAaacatgcagcaaagttcatgattcattgtggactggatacgaccgtcTCCCCAGCCAGATCGCTTGCATCGATGTTAGCATTGAGACGGCAGgcttggctgagaacatctggcttctcaggggatgtccagcaatctctggtggacatg
This window encodes:
- the RBM46 gene encoding probable RNA-binding protein 46 yields the protein MNDENADGTNGVSKGRTGTQNEAALLALMETTGYNMVQENGQRKFGGPPPGWEGPPPPRGCEVFVGKIPRDMYEDELVPVFERAGKIYEFRLMMEFSGENRGYAFVMYTTKEEAQLAIRMLNNYEIRPGKFIGVCVSLDNCRLFIGAIPKEKKKEEIFDEMKKVTEGVVDVIVYPSATDKTKNRGFAFVEYESHRAAAMARRKLIPGTFQLWGHTIQVDWADPEKEVDEETMQRVKVLYVRNLMISTTEETIKAEFNKFKAGAVERVKKLRDYAFVHFFNREDAVSAMSVMNGKCIDGASIEVTLAKPVTKEGSWRQHLNGQFSPNSENILAFANKEDLNQKSLGRSPSLPARLNGQHSPASCELERCTYPFFPGTKLTPINMYSLKSNHFHSAVMHLDYYCNKNSWTPPEYYLYSTTSQDGKILLVFKVVVPAIANSTHSYFMPDKLCTTLEDAKELAAQFTLLHLGRCSFLTFFDRGFFS